Within Sulfoacidibacillus ferrooxidans, the genomic segment TGGGACGGATTCAACAAGCGTCCGATGCCATTGTAGCAGCAATCAACAGCGTCGATACAACACATTCAGCTATCGCTAGTTAATCAGACTTTTCAACCCAACACGGTGGGAATTACTACGTCCCCACCGTGTACGGGGGCGAAAAGGATAGGAGATACCGATGGTAAGAATCGATGTCATTGCCGTAAAAGAACGGCGTATGCCCTATGATGGGATACGCAAAATCAAAACATCGAATGATGCAGCGAAGGTGGCGTCTGAATATTTATCAGGCGTTGATCGGGAGCATTTTATTATTTTGCTCTTAGATACAAAGCATCAAATCAATGCTATTCACACGGTGAGCATTGGCAGTTTAGCTGCTAGTATCGTTCATCCACGCGAGGTGTTTAAAGCAGCTATTGTGGCAAACGCCTCAGCGATCATTGCGGTTCATAATCATCCAAGTGGTGATTGTGAACCATCAAGCGAGGATCATGTGGTCACGAAGCGTCTCGTATCCGCTGGTAGCCTACTAGGTATCGAAGTCCTTGATCATCTGATTCTAG encodes:
- a CDS encoding JAB domain-containing protein; amino-acid sequence: MVRIDVIAVKERRMPYDGIRKIKTSNDAAKVASEYLSGVDREHFIILLLDTKHQINAIHTVSIGSLAASIVHPREVFKAAIVANASAIIAVHNHPSGDCEPSSEDHVVTKRLVSAGSLLGIEVLDHLILGVQTFYSFREHGAIN